The Rosa chinensis cultivar Old Blush chromosome 7, RchiOBHm-V2, whole genome shotgun sequence DNA segment AAGCTCGAGTCTTTATTAGGATTCGATAGAAGTGATGGATGAGATACAGCCACCGGAGATCAAGGACGGGCAATTCATAATGGGTTTGTCAGAGACGGTGGGGGCGAAGTGGCAGCGGAGGCCCAGCGTCCGATTGGGCGAGATCAGAGGAGACCAGCCGTACGATTCGAATTCGATGTGGGCGACTAAGCAGTGGAGGCTACCTGCGATGGACCACCACCAACCTCAGCCCAGAAGCTCACAAACACCAGGTGAGCAATTAGTTACGATCCGATCCAAAGATGCAGACTTCACCGGCTATGCAAACAAGACTTGATCCCCCTTGTAATTGCCACCTCTATGCTCATCTTCACACACTTTTTGTCCTCCGAAATCCAATTCAAATTTCTAATTTTCAATGAAACCCAGAATCCCAGATACCCAGTACCCAACGAAATCCGATCGACCCTGAGCTTCGTGGTGTTGCCAACCTCGAACCACTGGATGCCAGAGATGACGCTGACAGATTCCCAGCCAATAGCGTCGGCAAGGTAGGTCCAGTGTTGAAGGTGAGCTTCTCGTCCCAGGAGCGGCGCTGGCGGTGGGACTCCTCGACATAGGAACTCCAGCGAGGTGGGGAGCTGGTAAAGGTTTTGAATTGAATCCTAGAGATCCTGCAACAAGCTATAGAAGCGGCTCGGATCGGGTCGGAGTTATTGTGGTCGTGATCTGAGGGGGAAGTCAACATGGTGGaggtgaagagagagaaagggttgagagagagagagagaggagctctCGGGTTTTTAGGGAGAGAGACGAGGAAAAGAGTTTTAAGGGAGAGAgaggcaaactgaatttagtcctttgTTTTTTTATGCAAAAAGACTATGATTAAAAAATGAAAGCCTAGAGGGGAACCAGGTGTACAACAACATTAAATAAAAGGGCATTTGATGCATTTCTCAAACTGTATTGGTCCAACAGAAACCATCAAAGGATCTATGGCCTACATTTGCAATCGCGTCTGTTCCTCTTGTTAGCGCAAAAATTGCACAAAgtgaaaatgtcacccaacgtaatttcactcgtattcattaacagaatagagtattaattatttcgggttcgacccattaaagacagaatgtgtctcttaattacaattccTTGTTACAAGGGAAACAccatttgattccatttataaagaaaccaatgtgtggttgtttgtttttgcggctgcatcCGAATTTTGGAATgagttgcctacgtacccgggaAGGAATCAAActactcgtagttcaagagttctaATGAATGGATGACCCATTGGAAGGCTTGggtttttggaataggaatagtgtttgggatgcggttgcatctagattatttgattccagattgcctacatacccttgcgggatcaaaccacatgtagttccgggCATTTGAGaattaaatgggtagatgacccatttatttttagATTTGTGTTTGGGTTATTTGTCagggtttagagcccttgaatttgcttttggttaatttgggaatgatttgatttttctggtgtttgggtgaatttgactaGTGGCGTCAGggatttgatttgaatttgtggttgcatctagtgggtcgctagattgcctacataccttgtgaagggatcaaaccattgtagttcatacTTTGTGGCTTTGagctttcttggttttgtaccaaaaggaTATTTTTTAGGTTCCGAGGTATTTTTAACGAAACCAAAGCTTGGATATTTTGAAATGGAAACTCGTAGCGTCATGCTTTGTCGAATTCTTCAAATGGGCCCAAATTTGGACATGGGATTCTTTTTGTATCCTCACGAGTCATGTTCCTCGATCCATGAAGCTTTCTCAGCCCCAAATTTAATACATGGACCCCCAATGTAACGAGTGAACTCCGAgtctcaatttttcttgaaaagAATTCGGGGAAGTGCACCAAACTTCTATTTTCGGCATCAAATTTTACAATGGACACCCATAAACTTCTCAGAAACCCAAAGCTTCCCAGCGGCCCAACTgttatataatttttattttatcacTCTTTTATTTTCCCTTTCTCACGACTGCTTGGCTTCACTCTCCACTACCTTCGGTCCGCCCGATTCGAAACACAGTAGGACACAAACTTCTGCAAATTGGATTTCAAGATGGACTTGAGGTTGGAAGCCAACTTGGAGATGGAATTGCAACTGGGTTTTCGACACAAAAGAGTTCCCCAACATAAAGCTTGCAATCAGCTTCATCTTCCTATTCCGTGAAGAGAAATTGGGTAAGAAAATTCCCACTTTATTTTTGCTTCTGGCTTCGT contains these protein-coding regions:
- the LOC121050445 gene encoding uncharacterized protein LOC121050445, giving the protein MDEIQPPEIKDGQFIMGLSETVGAKWQRRPSVRLGEIRGDQPYDSNSMWATKQWRLPAMDHHQPQPRSSQTPESQIPSTQRNPIDPELRGVANLEPLDARDDADRFPANSVGKVGPVLKVSFSSQERRWRWDSST